One window from the genome of Rhodopirellula halodulae encodes:
- a CDS encoding FkbM family methyltransferase, with translation MLHQLTGGKIAQACLARTAIVSQRMMGIGAGAGVMNSGEANLFKMLRRRASGSLVVFDVGANHGQFLSLARKSLEGADYQIHCFEPSKEAFRSLLSRGPESRVILNNFAVGNSEGTRVLYYDRSGSGMASLTKRELAHRGIQFDQSEDVSVATLDSYCETREIHNIDLLKLDIEGHELEALRGAERTFDRNAVGMVMFEMGGCNVDTRTFFRDFWRFFTDRKMTLHRITPSGRLLEIRRYKETHEQFRTTNFVAIRQDDQQSEMESC, from the coding sequence ATGCTCCATCAGCTCACAGGGGGCAAGATCGCACAGGCATGTCTGGCTCGCACCGCCATCGTTTCTCAGCGGATGATGGGAATCGGAGCGGGGGCGGGAGTAATGAATAGCGGAGAGGCCAACTTATTCAAAATGTTACGACGCCGAGCAAGTGGATCTCTCGTCGTCTTTGACGTCGGAGCCAACCATGGGCAATTCTTGAGTTTGGCACGCAAGTCACTCGAAGGGGCAGACTATCAAATTCATTGTTTCGAACCCTCCAAAGAAGCTTTTCGGTCTCTCCTGAGCCGTGGACCTGAATCACGGGTCATACTCAACAATTTCGCGGTGGGAAACAGTGAAGGAACTCGCGTGCTGTACTACGATCGATCTGGTTCGGGGATGGCGTCGCTGACTAAACGAGAGCTTGCCCATCGAGGGATCCAATTTGACCAGTCAGAAGACGTCTCGGTCGCCACGCTTGACAGCTATTGCGAAACACGCGAAATCCACAACATTGATTTGCTCAAACTCGACATTGAAGGCCATGAGCTGGAAGCTTTGAGAGGAGCCGAGAGAACATTTGACAGAAACGCCGTCGGCATGGTGATGTTTGAGATGGGCGGCTGCAATGTCGATACACGCACGTTTTTTCGAGACTTCTGGCGGTTCTTCACCGATCGCAAAATGACCCTGCATCGAATCACTCCCTCGGGGCGTTTACTGGAAATTCGTCGTTACAAAGAAACTCACGAGCAATTCCGAACCACAAATTTTGTCGCTATCCGGCAGGATGATCAGCAATCGGAAATGGAAAGCTGCTGA
- a CDS encoding glycosyltransferase family 2 protein, which yields MATPMKPEISVIITTFNAPDELWLVLVGYQMQTERNFEILIADDGSDSKTAAVIERFRQTCDIETHHVWHEDAGFRKCEILNRAIELANSDYLLFTDGDCIPRPDFLAVHLREAEPKRFLSGTYNNLPKSFKGLITESNVRSGTVFQSKWLRENGMPQNFKSLRLIQNKALISILNRLTTTRPTWNGCNVSGWKSDVIAVNGYDERMRYGGLDREIGLRMNNLGIRGKQIRFKAICLHVDHPRGYMNDEDLKKNLSIRNETIRGNVTRTPYGIQRDGIQRAA from the coding sequence ATGGCTACACCGATGAAGCCTGAAATCAGCGTGATCATCACAACGTTCAATGCACCCGATGAGCTGTGGCTCGTCCTGGTTGGATACCAGATGCAGACGGAACGCAATTTCGAGATCTTGATCGCCGATGACGGTTCCGATTCGAAGACGGCAGCCGTGATTGAACGATTTCGCCAAACGTGCGATATAGAAACGCATCATGTCTGGCACGAAGATGCGGGCTTTCGGAAATGCGAGATCCTGAACCGGGCCATTGAACTGGCCAACAGTGATTATCTGCTTTTCACGGATGGAGATTGCATCCCCAGGCCGGACTTTCTTGCGGTCCACCTGCGTGAAGCGGAGCCGAAGCGGTTTCTGTCTGGCACCTACAACAACCTCCCAAAGTCGTTCAAAGGACTGATCACTGAATCGAATGTTCGTTCAGGAACCGTGTTTCAGTCGAAATGGCTTCGTGAGAACGGGATGCCGCAGAATTTTAAAAGCCTTCGGCTAATCCAAAACAAAGCTTTGATTTCCATTCTGAACCGTCTTACCACAACCCGTCCCACTTGGAATGGATGTAACGTCTCGGGGTGGAAGTCGGACGTTATAGCCGTCAACGGGTATGACGAAAGAATGCGATACGGAGGACTCGATCGCGAAATTGGTTTACGGATGAACAATTTAGGAATTCGTGGGAAGCAAATTCGATTCAAGGCCATTTGCTTGCACGTTGATCATCCACGGGGTTACATGAACGACGAAGATTTGAAAAAGAATCTGTCGATTCGCAATGAAACCATCCGTGGCAATGTCACCCGCACCCCTTACGGTATCCAGCGTGACGGTATCCAGCGTGCGGCGTGA
- a CDS encoding alpha-1,2-fucosyltransferase: MLQYAAARAYSIHHGCSLFLDLKFYSSRRHRSFELDAFPIQAENWVKPSLISEFVNKLRGGRESVPVYQEESKRFDPRFFETSPPLKLRGYFFSEKYFLPYADQIRSELTPPVAPDQPAREMARRLSENMSTSLHVRRGDYVSNPNARQRFWSCTSEYFEAAIEMLPADSTVFVFSDDIEWAKKNIRSSRKTVFVNDELKRAGSPDTGLRDLWLMTHAKSHVIANSSFSWWGAWLSGSEANLTIAPKKWFNDPEVDDSDIVPSTWLRI, translated from the coding sequence ATGCTCCAATACGCTGCTGCTCGAGCGTATTCGATTCATCATGGATGTTCCTTGTTCCTGGATCTGAAGTTTTATTCCAGTCGACGGCATCGGTCTTTTGAGTTGGATGCGTTTCCGATCCAAGCGGAAAATTGGGTGAAGCCGAGTCTGATCAGTGAATTTGTGAATAAGTTGCGAGGAGGCAGGGAATCGGTTCCAGTCTATCAAGAAGAATCCAAGCGATTTGACCCACGATTCTTTGAAACGAGTCCACCGCTGAAGCTTCGCGGTTACTTCTTTTCTGAGAAGTATTTTTTACCCTATGCGGATCAAATTCGGTCTGAGTTGACTCCACCTGTAGCACCGGACCAACCCGCACGTGAGATGGCTCGCCGTCTCAGTGAGAATATGTCGACGTCATTGCATGTTCGTCGGGGTGACTACGTGAGCAACCCGAATGCACGGCAGCGGTTCTGGAGTTGCACAAGCGAATACTTTGAAGCGGCGATTGAGATGTTGCCTGCTGACTCAACTGTCTTTGTTTTTTCCGATGACATTGAGTGGGCGAAGAAAAATATCCGCTCGTCTCGAAAAACCGTTTTCGTCAATGATGAACTGAAGCGAGCTGGGTCGCCTGATACCGGTTTGAGAGACTTGTGGCTGATGACGCATGCCAAGTCGCATGTGATTGCCAACTCGTCGTTCAGTTGGTGGGGAGCTTGGCTATCTGGTTCAGAAGCGAACTTGACGATCGCTCCCAAAAAATGGTTTAACGATCCAGAGGTCGATGACTCTGATATTGTTCCGTCAACATGGCTACGGATCTAG